The following are encoded in a window of Anopheles stephensi strain Indian chromosome X, UCI_ANSTEP_V1.0, whole genome shotgun sequence genomic DNA:
- the LOC118509130 gene encoding gamma-aminobutyric acid receptor subunit alpha-6-like isoform X1, with the protein MALSARLLQATLTLLLLSLTGLSPEVLASALNPLATLEKRLLSTSNTSINAEGTLHGKKYKFFYILPSLEILKYSPATGHNESRLTPASSVPVTHRNTSDANVLLLAPSFVALSDGTPSRRLTDSDQRRLSLELHKLRHFATIAGVQQPKVATAQRNTNTRPGEISPFTTQLHDREERPAPYTYRSLLPDTYPSYKSNRYYIYTDPVRPRGDTGDNGQQPDEEAARPVGSVVYHRQARSFNGSDEYPERGERFKRRSAVDDMLSKNITIILENLLKRYENSQIPTHGQGVPTLVQTNILIRSMGPVSELDMDYSMDCYFRQYWRDKRLSFQGPIKSLSLSIKMLERIWRPDTYFYNGKHSHVHTITVPNKLLRLSQDGEILYSMRLTIKASCLMELRSFPMDRQSCPLVLGSYAYSRQQLVYQWKDEDSVNFVPGMTLSQFDLISFGQKNYTFIRREGEFSVLHVSFNLQRHTGYFLIQVYVPCILIVVLSWVSFWIHREATSDRVGLGITTVLTLSTISLDSRTDLPKVRYATALDWFLLMSFFYCIATLLEFAGVHYFTKVGSGEIPLDEEEWEDMEGVEEIRDLPSLQQHLSTAAAIESPRLLAARRRSSLICPIYNDPTHMFKPTSSHLSTMERTTQTEPPKEPTWKQVWLCFLGDDQFRRRRQREASARGGGNRHVNSVSLIDQAARVLFPMSFTFFNILYWLVYYTYQADFTWTPLKEV; encoded by the exons ATGGCGCTCTCAGCTCGTCTACTACAGGCTACCCTCACTCTGCTACTACTCTC ATTGACCGGTTTATCACCGGAAGTCTTAGCCAGTGCGCTGAATCCACTCGCGACACTCGAAAAAAGGCTTTTGAGCACTAGCAACACCTCCATCAATGCTGAGGGTACTCTACATGGTAAAAAGTACAAGTTCTTTTACATCCTGCCAAG TCTCGAAATATTGAAGTACTCACCTGCCACTGGACACAACGAGTCACGTCTGACACCAGCCAGTTCAGTGCCGGTCACACACCGCAACACCTCGGACGCGAACGTACTTCTGCTAGCTCCGTCCTTTGTAGCTCTCAGCGATGGGACACCATCAAGACGGCTTACCGACTCCGACCAACGTAGACTCTCGCTGGAGCTGCACAAGCTACGACACTTTGCCACGATTGCAGGTGTACAGCAGCCGAAAGTTGCTACCGCGCaacgaaacacaaacacacgtccTGGGGAGATTAGCCCGTTCACTACCCAACTACACGACCGAGAAGAGCGACCGGCGCCCTATACCTACCGTTCGCTACTGCCCGATACGTACCCGAGTTACAAGTCCAATCGCTACTACATCTACACCGATCCCGTTCGACCGCGGGGAGATACGggtgacaatggccaacaacCGGATGAAGAAGCGGCACGTCCGGTGGGATCTGTGGTCTATCATAGGCAGGCACGGTCATTCAACGGATCGGACGAATATCCCGAGAGGGGTGAACGCTTCAAGCGGCGAAGTGCAGTCGACGATATGCTTAGCAAGAACATCACGATTATACTGGAGAATCTCCTGAAGCGTTACGAGAACTCGCAGATACCAACACATGGACAAG GAGTACCAACCTTGGTGCAGACCAACATACTTATACGAAGCATGGGTCCTGTGTCAGAGCTCGATATG GACTACTCGATGGACTGCTACTTCCGGCAGTACTGGCGTGATAAGCGGCTCAGCTTCCAGGGTCCTATTAAGAGCCTTTCGCTCAGCATTAAAATGTTGGAGCGCATCTGGCGTCCGGACACGTACTTCTACAACGGCAAACACTCGCACGTACACACCATCACCGTGCCGAACAAGCTGTTGCGGCTCAGCCAGGACGGTGAGATACTGTACTCGATGCGGCTAACGATTAAAGCTTCCTGCCTGATGGAGCTACGAAGCTTCCCGATGGATCGCCAATCGTGTCCGCTCGTGCTGGGTAGCTATGCGTACTCCCGGCAGCAGCTGGTCTACCAGTGGAAGGACGAGGATTCGGTGAACTTCGTGCCGGGCATGACCCTTAGCCAGTTCGATCTGATCAGCTTCGGGCAGAAGAATTACACGTTTATCCGGCGTGAGGGTGAATTTTCGGTGCTGCACGTGTCGTTCAATCTGCAGCGTCACACCGGGTACTTCCTGATCCAGGTGTACGTACCGTGCATACTGATCGTGGTACTATCGTGGGTATCGTTCTGGATTCATCGTGAAGCGACGAGCGATCGGGTCGGGTTGGGTATAACGACCGTGCTGACGCTCTCTACGATCAGTCTCGATTCGCGCACGGATCTGCCGAAGGTACGGTACGCTACCGCACTCGATTGGTTTCTGCTCATGAGCTTCTTCTACTGTATCGCGACACTGCTCGAGTTCGCCGGTGTACATTACTTCACCAAG GTTGGAAGCGGTGAGATACCGCTGGACGAGGAAGAATGGGAAGATATGGAGGGCGTGGAAGAGATACGGGATTTACCCTCGCTGCAGCAACATCTCAGTACGGCCGCCGCAATCGAATCACCACGGCTGCTAGCTGCCCGCCGCCGTAGCTCACTGATCTGTCCCATCTACAATGATCCGACGCACATGTTCAAACCGACGTCTTCCCATCTCTCCACGATGGAACGCACCACACAAACGGAACCACCGAAGGAACCGACATGGAAACAGGTCTGGCTATGCTTTCTGGGCGATGATCAGTTTCGACGTCGTCGGCAGCGTGAAGCATCGGCCCGAG GTGGCGGCAATCGACACGTCAACAGTGTCTCGCTTATCGATCAAGCAGCACGCGTCCTCTTCCCGATGTCGTTCACCTTCTTCAACATTCTCTACTGGCTGGTGTACTACACCTACCAGGCAGACTTTACCTGGACACCGTTGAAGGAGGTTTAA
- the LOC118509130 gene encoding monocarboxylate transporter 12-like isoform X2, protein MTHGPPASRKRQQQQIDSDIEQSVTEVDSGLPTPPDGGWGWMVVLASFSIHIITDGLTYSFGIFYSEFLTYFNEGKGYTAWIASILVGVTLCSGPISSSLVNRYGCRAVTIAGALLASASLAVSMYATSVFMLFITIGVGTGLGLGLIYLPAIVSVTMYFERLRSLATGIAVCGSGLGTSIFAPLTEALIKKFQWQGALLAIAGIVLICVLFGLMFRPLVHEPSAGKELQELPQHSSADQSNSLKPPPTNASESNLKRSNSHGNVDTPKIDLNANGHSVSGHNLDKPSRATPADDAKRLGLSQPLLTTPESQQQQQVVLKRTESGTMYRKDALYTGSVHNIASRHTSQANLSVYEKGSYGSVQGNGLHRPVGEPDAPEHCCGCIPCSRETCDTFREMMNFSIMKDPIFIIFTVSNFLTSVGFNVPYVYLAAQAQVLGIGSQDASYLLGIIGIANTVGRIVLGYLSDKAWVNRLFVYNCSLAVCGIATALSVFCLDFYWLAVYSAVFGFTIGAYVGLTSVILVDLLGLEKLTNAFGLLLLFQGIASFVGPPIAGWLYDFTLSYGPGFIMAGTTIAISGAMLFAIPSLQRYLARRQSSAGATVGIPLE, encoded by the exons ATGACACACGGACCGCCGGCAAGCCgcaaacggcagcagcaacagatcGACAGTGATATCGAGCAGAGCGTCACCGAGGTGGACAGCGGGCTGCCAACACCGCCGGACGGTGGCTGGGGCTGGATGGTGGTGTTGGCCTCGTTCAGCATTCATATCATCA CCGACGGTTTGACGTATTCATTCGGGATATTCTACTCCGAGTTTCTGACGTACTTTAACGAGGGCAAAGGCTACACGGCATGGATTGCATCAATTCTAGTAGGCGTCACACTCTGTTCAG GACCCATCTCATCGTCACTGGTTAACCGGTATGGATGTAGAGCGGTTACGATAGCCGGGGCACTGCTGGCTAGTGCCTCGCTGGCAGTGAGCATGTACGCGACCAGCGTGTTCATGCTGTTCATCACGATCGGCGTGGGTACCGGGCTCGGGCTCGGTCTGATCTACCTGCCCGCTATCGTCAGCGTGACGATGTACTTCGAAAGACTGAGATCCCTAGCGACCGGTATTGCGGTGTGCGGTTCCGGCCTAGGGACATCGATCTTCGCCCCATTGACGGAGGCGCTGATCAAGAAATTCCAATGGCAGGGTGCACTGTTGGCGATCGCCGGTATCGTGCTGATCTGCGTCCTCTTCGGTCTGATGTTCCGGCCGCTGGTGCACGAACCGAGCGCCGGGAAGGAACTGCAGGAACTTCCCCAACATTCCAGCGCTG ATCAGAGCAACAGCTTGAAGCCACCCCCGACCAACGCTAGCGAAAGTAATCTGAAACGCTCCAACAGCCACGGTAACGTGGACACACCTAAAATAGATCTCAATGCG AATGGTCACTCAGTAAGCGGACATAACTTAGACAAACCCTCACGTGCCACACCAGCCGATGACGCCAAACGGTTGGGCCTCAGTCAACCTCTGCTCACCACACCGGaatcacagcagcagcagcaggtagtGCTGAAGCGTACCGAGAGTGGCACCATGTACCGGAAGGATGCACTCTACACCGGTTCCGTACACAACATCGCATCGCGCCACACATCCCAGGCCAATCTGTCTGTGTACGAGAAGGGTAGCTACGGCTCCGTGCAGGGTAATGGACTTCACCGACCGGTGGGCGAACCGGATGCACCGGAACACTGCTGCGGGTGTATACCGTGCTCGCGCGAAACCTGTGACACCTTCCGCGAGATGATGAACTTCTCCATCATGAAGGACCCGATCTTTATCATCTTTACCGTGTCGAACTTTTTGACGAGCGTTGGATTTAATGTGCCGTACGTGTATCTCGCTGCACAGGCTCAGGTGTTGGGCATTGGGTCACAGGATGCGAGCTACCTGCTCGGCATCATCGGTATCGCCAACACGGTTGGACGCATAGTGCTCGGCTATCTGTCCGACAAGGCGTGGGTTAATCGACTGTTTGTGTACAACTGCTCACTGGCGGTGTGTGGCATTGCGACGGCTCTGTCCGTCTTCTGTCTCGACTTCTACTGGCTTGCGGTGTATTCGGCCGTGTTCGGTTTCACCATCGGTGCATACGTTGGGCTGACCTCGGTTATTCTGGTCGATCTGCTCGGGCTGGAGAAGCTGACAAATGCGTTCGGGTTGCTACTGCTCTTCCAGGGTATTGCCTCGTTCGTGGGACCTCCGATTGCAG GCTGGCTGTACGACTTCACTCTCTCGTACGGTCCCGGGTTCATCATGGCAGGCACTACGATCGCCATCAGCGGAGCGATGCTGTTCGCCATCCCGTCCCTTCAGCGATATCTGGCCCGTCGTCAATCGAGCGCCGGTGCCACGGTGGGCATTCCGTTAGAGTAG